In Mycobacterium sp. Aquia_216, a genomic segment contains:
- a CDS encoding AAA family ATPase — MCFPSAVRPTAGHRQRPAPTRTCARRNRKAGHQLVTQSPSTSQAVTAPSPDADSARDALLALRGELAKAVVGQEGVISGLVIALLCRGHVLLEGVPGVAKTLLVRALSAALRLEFKRVQFTPDLMPGDVTGSLVYDARTAAFAFRPGPVFTNLLLADEINRTPPKTQAALLEAMEERRVSVDGESRPLPDPFIVAATQNPIEYEGTYQLPEAQLDRFLLKLNVTLPSRDSEIAILGRHAHGFDPRDLSAIKPVAGPAELAAGRQAVQQVLVADEVLGYIVDIVGATRSSPALQLGVSPRGATALLGTSRSWAWLSGRNYVTPDDVKAMARPTLRHRVMLRPEAELEGATADGVLDGILASVPVPR; from the coding sequence ATTTGTTTCCCATCAGCTGTTCGGCCCACCGCCGGGCACCGACAACGACCTGCTCCAACTCGCACGTGCGCTCGACGAAATCGAAAGGCAGGTCACCAACTCGTGACACAATCCCCGTCCACCTCGCAAGCCGTTACCGCACCATCCCCGGACGCCGACTCGGCGCGAGATGCACTGCTGGCTTTGCGCGGTGAACTCGCCAAGGCCGTCGTCGGGCAGGAAGGGGTGATCAGCGGCCTGGTGATCGCGCTGCTGTGTCGCGGACACGTGCTGCTGGAAGGTGTTCCGGGAGTGGCGAAGACACTACTGGTCCGAGCACTGTCCGCAGCATTGCGATTGGAATTCAAGCGGGTACAGTTCACGCCCGATCTGATGCCCGGCGATGTCACCGGTTCACTGGTATACGACGCACGCACCGCCGCGTTCGCGTTCCGGCCGGGCCCGGTATTCACCAATCTGCTACTGGCAGACGAGATCAACCGCACCCCGCCCAAAACGCAGGCCGCACTGCTCGAGGCCATGGAAGAGCGGCGGGTCAGCGTGGACGGTGAATCCCGGCCGCTTCCCGACCCCTTCATCGTCGCCGCCACCCAGAACCCCATCGAATACGAGGGCACCTACCAGTTGCCGGAAGCACAACTCGACCGCTTCCTACTCAAGCTGAACGTGACGCTGCCATCCCGTGATTCCGAGATCGCCATCCTCGGCCGCCACGCGCACGGCTTCGATCCCCGCGACCTGTCCGCGATCAAACCGGTGGCCGGGCCCGCCGAGCTGGCGGCCGGTCGCCAAGCGGTGCAACAGGTTCTGGTCGCCGATGAGGTGCTCGGCTACATCGTCGACATCGTCGGAGCCACCCGCTCCTCGCCCGCCTTACAGCTAGGTGTGTCACCGCGTGGGGCAACGGCCCTGCTGGGCACCTCACGCTCCTGGGCGTGGCTGTCCGGACGCAACTACGTCACGCCCGACGACGTGAAGGCGATGGCCCGCCCCACACTGCGGCACCGGGTGATGCTTCGTCCCGAGGCCGAGCTCGAGGGCGCGACGGCGGACGGAGTGCTCGACGGTATCTTGGCGTCGGTTCCGGTGCCCCGCTAG
- a CDS encoding DUF58 domain-containing protein, producing MILTGRTGLAALICVLPIALSPWPAKVFEVLLVVLAAAVAVDIALAASTRRLRYIRSPDSSARLGQSVDVNLEIHNDGPRRFRGQIRDGWPPSARAEPRIHAVKIAARQRQHLQTHLRPVRRGDQRAAVVTARSIGPLGLAGRQGSQPVAGQVRVLPPFLSRKHLPSRLAKLREIDGLLPTLIRGQGTEFDSLREYVVGDDVRSIDWRASARRADVMVRTWRPERDRRVVIVLDTGRMAAGRVGVDPTAADPAGWPRLDWAMDAALLLAALASRAGDHVDFLAHDRVSRAAVFGASRTELLAQLVDAMAPLQPTLVESDWRAMVAAVNRRIRRRSLVILLTDLNATALDEGLLPVLPQLSSKHHLMIAAVSDPRVDQMASGRSDAAAVYDAAAAERSRNDRRAIATRLRQGGVEVVDAPPTELAPALADRYLAMKATGRL from the coding sequence GTGATCCTGACCGGACGCACCGGCCTCGCGGCGCTGATCTGCGTCCTGCCGATCGCGCTCTCTCCTTGGCCGGCAAAGGTTTTCGAGGTGCTGCTTGTGGTGCTGGCAGCAGCGGTAGCTGTCGACATCGCGCTGGCGGCCAGCACCCGCAGACTGCGTTATATCCGTTCACCGGACAGCTCGGCCCGGCTTGGCCAATCGGTGGATGTGAACCTGGAGATCCACAACGACGGCCCCCGCCGCTTCCGCGGACAGATCCGCGATGGCTGGCCGCCCAGCGCGCGTGCCGAACCGCGTATTCACGCGGTCAAAATCGCCGCCAGGCAACGTCAGCACCTCCAGACTCACCTGCGGCCGGTCCGCCGCGGCGACCAGCGGGCCGCAGTCGTCACCGCCCGATCGATCGGGCCGCTGGGCTTGGCGGGGCGGCAGGGCTCGCAGCCCGTCGCCGGTCAGGTCCGGGTGCTGCCACCTTTCCTGTCGCGCAAACACCTGCCCTCGCGGCTGGCCAAATTGCGCGAGATCGACGGGCTGCTGCCAACCCTGATACGGGGACAGGGAACCGAATTCGACTCGCTGCGCGAGTATGTCGTCGGCGACGATGTGCGGTCGATCGACTGGCGGGCTTCCGCGCGCCGCGCCGATGTGATGGTCCGAACCTGGCGGCCCGAACGCGACCGGCGGGTGGTGATCGTGCTCGACACCGGGCGTATGGCGGCGGGCCGAGTCGGAGTCGACCCGACCGCGGCAGACCCAGCGGGATGGCCCCGTCTGGACTGGGCCATGGACGCCGCACTGCTGCTGGCCGCACTCGCGTCGCGGGCCGGCGACCATGTCGACTTTCTCGCCCACGATCGGGTGAGCAGGGCCGCCGTATTCGGCGCGTCGCGCACCGAGCTGCTCGCCCAGCTCGTCGACGCGATGGCGCCGCTGCAACCGACGCTCGTCGAGTCCGATTGGCGCGCAATGGTCGCCGCCGTCAACCGGCGCATCCGGCGGCGGTCGCTGGTGATACTGCTGACCGACCTCAACGCCACCGCTCTCGACGAGGGTCTGCTCCCGGTTTTGCCCCAGCTGTCCAGCAAGCACCATCTGATGATCGCCGCGGTCTCCGACCCGCGGGTAGACCAAATGGCCAGCGGGCGTTCGGATGCGGCAGCGGTCTACGACGCCGCGGCCGCCGAACGATCCCGCAATGACCGCCGCGCGATCGCGACACGGCTGCGTCAAGGCGGAGTGGAAGTCGTCGATGCGCCGCCCACCGAACTCGCACCCGCCCTGGCCGACCGCTACCTGGCGATGAAAGCGACTGGGCGCCTGTAG
- a CDS encoding stage II sporulation protein M has product MDVDAFVLTHRGTWDRLDRLIKKRRSLTGAEVDELVELYQRVSTHLSMLRSASTIGSDSLMIGRLSSLIARARSAVTGAHAPLSSTFTRFWTVSFPVTAYRAWRWWLGTAAAFFAVAVVIAFWVASNPEVQAAVGTPSDIDQLVNHDIADYYSAHPALAFALQVWVNNSWVSAQCIAFSVLLGLPIPIVLFQNAANLGLIAGLMFHAGEGDILLGLLLPHGLLELTAVFLSGAAAMRLGWSVISPGDRPRGQALAEQGRAVVSVAVGLVGVLLVSGLIEALVTPSALPTFVRVGIGILAEAAFLTYVIYFGRRAVKAGETGDVDDAPDVIPTR; this is encoded by the coding sequence GTGGACGTCGACGCATTCGTGCTGACCCATCGCGGAACCTGGGACCGGCTTGACCGGTTGATCAAGAAGCGCAGGTCGCTGACGGGCGCGGAAGTCGACGAACTAGTCGAGCTTTACCAGCGCGTGTCCACCCATCTCTCGATGCTGCGTTCGGCCAGCACGATCGGGTCGGATTCGCTGATGATCGGTCGGTTGTCAAGCCTGATCGCGCGTGCGCGCTCCGCGGTGACCGGTGCTCATGCGCCACTCAGCAGCACATTCACCCGGTTCTGGACGGTGTCCTTTCCGGTGACCGCGTACCGCGCCTGGCGGTGGTGGTTGGGCACCGCGGCGGCCTTCTTCGCCGTCGCGGTGGTCATCGCATTCTGGGTGGCGTCCAACCCCGAGGTGCAGGCCGCGGTCGGAACACCCAGCGACATCGACCAATTGGTCAACCACGATATCGCCGACTACTACAGCGCACACCCCGCATTGGCGTTCGCTCTGCAGGTCTGGGTGAACAACTCCTGGGTTTCGGCCCAGTGCATTGCGTTCTCGGTGCTACTCGGACTGCCGATTCCGATCGTGCTGTTCCAAAACGCCGCCAACTTGGGGTTGATCGCGGGCCTGATGTTTCACGCCGGCGAGGGCGACATCCTGCTGGGTTTGCTGCTTCCGCACGGGCTGCTGGAGTTGACCGCGGTATTCCTCTCCGGGGCGGCGGCGATGCGGCTGGGGTGGTCGGTGATTTCGCCCGGAGACCGGCCCCGCGGACAGGCGCTCGCCGAACAGGGCCGGGCCGTCGTGTCGGTGGCGGTGGGGCTCGTCGGGGTGCTGCTGGTGTCCGGGTTGATCGAGGCATTGGTGACGCCGTCGGCGCTGCCGACGTTTGTTCGCGTCGGTATCGGGATCCTCGCCGAGGCGGCGTTCTTGACGTATGTCATCTACTTCGGGCGTCGAGCCGTGAAAGCCGGGGAGACCGGCGATGTCGACGATGCACCGGATGTGATCCCCACTCGCTGA
- a CDS encoding RDD family protein, which produces MSEVVTGDAVVLDVQIAQLPVRALSTLIDITVIFLLYVLGLMLWATTLTQFDDALSEAVLIIFTVLVMVGYPMAFETTTRGRSVGKIVMGLRVVSDDGGPERFRQALFRALASVVEIWMLAGSPAVICSIFSSKAKRVGDIFAGTVVVSERGPRLGPPPAMPPSLAWWASSLQLSNLDAGQAEVARQFLSRARQLDPQLRVQMASRIAGDVVSRIAPPPPPGVPPELLLAAVLAERHRRELARLRLAMPPTAPPTGPWTAAPQFPGPSGWPAAPPASMPQQASPEPAQGQQTGGFSPPR; this is translated from the coding sequence ATGTCGGAGGTGGTGACCGGGGACGCAGTGGTGCTGGACGTGCAGATCGCCCAGTTGCCGGTGCGAGCCCTGAGCACGCTGATCGACATCACCGTGATTTTCCTCTTATACGTGTTGGGGCTGATGCTGTGGGCGACCACGCTGACGCAATTCGACGACGCGCTGAGCGAGGCCGTGCTGATCATCTTCACGGTCCTGGTGATGGTCGGATATCCGATGGCATTTGAGACCACCACCCGGGGACGTTCGGTGGGCAAGATCGTGATGGGCCTGCGGGTGGTGTCGGACGACGGCGGCCCAGAACGCTTCCGGCAGGCCCTTTTTCGTGCGTTGGCTTCGGTGGTGGAGATCTGGATGCTCGCGGGCAGCCCCGCAGTCATCTGCAGCATTTTTTCGTCCAAGGCCAAACGTGTCGGCGACATCTTCGCCGGCACGGTCGTTGTCAGTGAACGCGGGCCGCGACTCGGGCCGCCACCGGCGATGCCGCCGTCGCTGGCGTGGTGGGCGTCGTCGCTGCAATTGTCGAACCTGGATGCCGGGCAAGCCGAAGTCGCACGCCAATTCCTTTCCCGGGCACGTCAACTCGACCCCCAGCTGCGCGTGCAGATGGCATCCCGAATCGCCGGTGATGTGGTGTCCCGGATCGCGCCGCCGCCCCCGCCCGGAGTTCCGCCCGAGCTGCTATTGGCCGCCGTCCTGGCCGAACGGCACCGCCGCGAGCTGGCACGCCTGCGTCTTGCCATGCCCCCGACGGCACCACCGACCGGCCCCTGGACAGCCGCACCCCAGTTTCCCGGGCCGTCCGGCTGGCCCGCCGCACCGCCAGCGAGCATGCCACAACAGGCTTCGCCCGAACCGGCGCAGGGACAGCAAACAGGCGGCTTTTCCCCGCCGCGCTAA
- a CDS encoding PadR family transcriptional regulator — protein sequence MSNPFTPPDGRFTGHPGLGFGFGPGFGPGQGPGQRRALHGARRHARREFFENLRDQAGDQGFGPGFGPGFGPGFGPGFGPGFGFGPGGRRGGWRRGGPGRGKRGDVRAAILTLLAERPMHGYEMIQQIAERSNGIWKPSPGSVYPTLQLLADEDLITATETDGSKKLFELTEAGRAAAEKIETAPWDEIAEGADPGQMNLRSAIGQLFGAVAQSAHTATADQQQRISEILNNARREVYGILGED from the coding sequence ATGAGCAACCCATTCACTCCCCCCGACGGACGATTCACCGGTCACCCCGGCCTCGGATTCGGCTTCGGCCCCGGCTTCGGACCTGGGCAAGGCCCCGGGCAACGGCGCGCCCTGCATGGCGCCCGGCGACACGCCCGACGGGAATTCTTCGAAAACCTCCGCGACCAAGCCGGCGATCAGGGCTTTGGCCCTGGATTCGGCCCGGGTTTTGGCCCCGGCTTCGGGCCGGGCTTCGGCCCCGGGTTCGGCTTCGGCCCGGGCGGGCGACGCGGCGGATGGCGTCGCGGCGGCCCCGGTCGCGGCAAGCGCGGTGACGTGCGGGCAGCCATCCTGACGCTGCTGGCCGAACGGCCGATGCATGGCTACGAGATGATCCAGCAGATCGCCGAGCGCAGCAATGGAATCTGGAAGCCCAGCCCTGGGTCGGTGTACCCGACGCTGCAACTGCTGGCCGACGAAGACCTGATCACCGCAACCGAAACCGACGGCAGCAAGAAGCTTTTCGAGCTGACCGAAGCGGGACGCGCGGCGGCGGAGAAAATCGAGACCGCACCGTGGGACGAGATCGCCGAAGGCGCCGACCCGGGTCAGATGAACCTCCGGTCGGCCATCGGCCAGCTGTTCGGCGCGGTCGCGCAATCCGCGCACACCGCCACCGCCGACCAGCAGCAGCGCATCAGCGAGATTCTCAACAATGCGCGGCGTGAGGTCTACGGCATCCTCGGCGAGGACTGA
- the glpK gene encoding glycerol kinase GlpK, producing MIFDHDGAEVARHQLEHEQILPRAGWVEHNPIEIWERTSSVLMSVLNTSKFSTKDIAALGITNQRETTMVWNRQTGRPYYNAIVWQDTRTDRIASALDRDGHGDVIRRKAGLPPATYFSGGKLQWILENVDGVRAAAENGDALFGTADTWLLWNLTGGARGGVHVTDVTNASRTMLMDLETLDWDDELLSFFSIPRAMLPTIASSSPTQPYGVTLTDGPLGAEVPITGVLGDQHAAMVGQVCLSAGEAKNTYGTGNFLLLNTGETIVRSDNGLLTTVCYQFGDAKPVYALEGSIAVTGSAVQWLRDQLGIISGAAQSESLAREVPDNGGVYFVPAFSGLFAPYWRSDARGAIVGLSRYNTNAHVARATLEAICYQSRDVVDAMAADSGVRLEVLKVDGGITQNELCMQIQADVLGVDVVRPVVAETTALGAAYAAGLAVGFWADPCDLRANWQEDKRWTPTWDAALRAEGYAGWHKAVQRTLDWVDVS from the coding sequence ATGATTTTCGATCACGACGGCGCCGAGGTCGCTCGTCACCAGCTCGAGCACGAACAGATCCTGCCCCGCGCCGGCTGGGTCGAGCACAATCCGATCGAGATCTGGGAACGCACCTCGTCGGTGTTGATGTCGGTGCTCAACACCTCGAAGTTCTCGACGAAAGATATTGCCGCGCTAGGAATTACGAATCAGCGCGAGACCACGATGGTGTGGAATCGCCAGACCGGGCGGCCGTATTACAACGCGATCGTCTGGCAGGACACCCGCACCGACCGGATCGCGTCGGCGCTGGACCGCGACGGGCATGGCGACGTGATCCGCCGGAAGGCGGGCCTGCCCCCGGCCACCTATTTTTCCGGCGGGAAGCTGCAATGGATCCTGGAGAACGTCGACGGGGTGCGCGCGGCGGCCGAGAACGGCGACGCCCTGTTCGGCACCGCCGATACCTGGCTGCTGTGGAATCTGACCGGCGGTGCGCGGGGCGGGGTGCACGTCACCGACGTGACCAACGCCAGCCGGACCATGCTGATGGACCTCGAAACACTGGATTGGGACGACGAGCTGCTGTCCTTCTTCTCGATTCCGCGCGCGATGCTGCCGACGATCGCGTCGTCGTCGCCGACGCAGCCCTACGGCGTCACCTTGACCGACGGGCCGTTGGGCGCCGAGGTGCCGATCACCGGGGTCCTGGGCGACCAGCACGCCGCGATGGTCGGACAGGTGTGTCTGTCGGCGGGGGAGGCGAAAAACACCTACGGCACCGGCAATTTCCTGCTGCTCAATACCGGCGAGACGATCGTGCGCTCCGACAATGGTCTGCTGACCACGGTCTGTTACCAGTTCGGCGACGCCAAACCCGTCTACGCGCTGGAGGGTTCGATCGCGGTCACCGGCTCGGCCGTGCAGTGGCTGCGTGATCAGCTGGGCATCATCAGCGGTGCCGCGCAAAGCGAGTCGCTGGCCCGCGAGGTTCCCGACAACGGTGGGGTGTATTTCGTCCCGGCGTTTTCCGGATTGTTCGCCCCGTACTGGCGATCCGATGCGCGGGGCGCGATCGTCGGGCTGTCGCGATACAACACCAACGCACACGTGGCCCGCGCGACGCTCGAGGCGATCTGCTACCAGAGCCGCGATGTGGTGGATGCGATGGCAGCGGATTCCGGTGTGCGCCTTGAGGTGCTGAAAGTCGACGGCGGTATCACCCAAAACGAGCTGTGCATGCAGATCCAGGCCGACGTGCTGGGCGTGGACGTGGTGCGGCCGGTGGTCGCCGAGACCACCGCGCTGGGCGCGGCCTACGCGGCCGGTTTGGCGGTCGGGTTCTGGGCTGATCCTTGCGACCTGCGGGCCAATTGGCAGGAAGACAAGCGATGGACGCCGACGTGGGACGCCGCCTTGCGCGCCGAGGGGTATGCGGGTTGGCACAAGGCGGTGCAGCGCACGCTGGATTGGGTCGACGTGTCCTAG
- a CDS encoding glutamate--cysteine ligase, translating into MGEEVKRTTYDRAHRREYRRKVQLCLDVFETMLAQSRFDSDRPLTGMEIECNLVDADYQPAMSNRHVLDAIADPAYQKELGAYNIEFNVPPRPLPGHTGLDLEAEVRASLNDAQTKAGSGGTRIVMIGILPTLMPEHLSREGWMSESTRYTALNDSIFNARGEDIPIHISGPEPLRWEAATIAPESACTSMQLHLQMAPADFAANWNAAQVMAGPQLALAANSPYFFGHQLWSETRIEVFSQSTDTRPEELKTQGVRPRVWFGERWISSILDLFEENIRYFPSLLPELSDEDPAAELAAGRIPHLSELRLHNGTVYRWNRPVYDVVDGRPHLRLENRVLPAGPTVIDMLANSAFYYGTLRALSEEENPLWTRMGFDVAHHNFLKAARHGMDTRLDWPDLGEVTATELVLDTLLPIAHEGLRRWGVDADVRDRFLGVIEGRAKAGRNGASWQVATVDALQESGMTRRAALAEMLRRYCDHMNANEPVHTWPC; encoded by the coding sequence GTGGGCGAAGAGGTCAAGCGCACCACGTACGACCGCGCACATCGGCGGGAGTACCGGCGCAAGGTGCAGCTGTGTCTGGACGTCTTCGAGACGATGCTCGCCCAGTCACGCTTCGATTCCGACCGGCCGCTGACCGGCATGGAGATCGAATGCAACCTCGTCGATGCCGACTATCAGCCAGCCATGTCGAACCGGCATGTGCTGGATGCCATCGCAGATCCGGCCTACCAGAAGGAATTAGGCGCCTACAACATCGAATTCAATGTGCCTCCCCGGCCGCTACCCGGACATACCGGGCTGGACCTGGAGGCCGAAGTACGGGCCAGCCTCAACGACGCCCAGACCAAGGCCGGCTCCGGCGGCACCCGCATCGTGATGATCGGCATCCTGCCCACGTTGATGCCCGAGCATCTGTCACGCGAGGGCTGGATGAGCGAGTCGACGCGCTACACCGCGCTCAACGACTCGATCTTCAACGCGCGCGGCGAGGACATCCCGATCCATATCTCCGGTCCGGAGCCGCTGAGGTGGGAGGCGGCGACGATCGCGCCCGAATCCGCTTGCACCAGCATGCAATTGCACTTGCAGATGGCGCCGGCCGACTTCGCTGCCAACTGGAATGCGGCGCAGGTGATGGCCGGCCCGCAGCTAGCGCTGGCCGCCAACTCGCCCTACTTCTTCGGCCATCAGCTGTGGTCGGAAACCCGCATCGAGGTGTTCTCGCAATCCACCGACACGCGACCCGAGGAGCTCAAAACCCAAGGGGTGCGGCCCCGAGTGTGGTTCGGCGAACGCTGGATCAGCTCCATCCTCGACCTGTTCGAAGAGAACATCCGGTACTTTCCCTCCCTGCTGCCGGAGTTGTCCGACGAGGATCCGGCCGCCGAGCTGGCCGCCGGGCGCATTCCGCACCTTTCCGAACTACGTCTGCACAACGGCACCGTGTACCGCTGGAACCGGCCGGTCTACGACGTTGTCGACGGGCGCCCGCACCTGCGGCTGGAGAATCGGGTATTGCCGGCCGGGCCCACCGTCATCGACATGCTGGCTAACTCCGCCTTCTACTACGGCACGCTGCGCGCCTTGTCCGAGGAAGAGAACCCGTTGTGGACGAGGATGGGTTTCGATGTGGCGCATCACAATTTCCTGAAAGCGGCCCGCCACGGGATGGACACCCGGCTGGACTGGCCCGACTTGGGTGAGGTGACGGCAACCGAGTTGGTGCTCGACACATTGCTGCCGATAGCCCACGAGGGACTGCGCCGATGGGGCGTCGACGCCGACGTGCGCGATCGTTTCCTCGGCGTGATCGAGGGCCGCGCCAAGGCCGGCCGCAACGGCGCGAGTTGGCAGGTGGCAACGGTGGACGCCTTGCAAGAGTCCGGCATGACGCGGCGCGCGGCGCTCGCCGAAATGCTGCGCCGGTATTGCGACCACATGAACGCCAACGAGCCGGTCCACACCTGGCCATGCTAG
- a CDS encoding class I SAM-dependent methyltransferase — protein sequence MTPNELIDWDSAYRGEGEFEGPPPWNIGEPQPELAALIAAGKFRSDVLDAGCGVAELSLTLAAQGYTVLGVDLTPTAVAAATKAAGERGLGNASFEQADITSFAGHDGRFATVADSTLFHSLPVEARDDYLRSVHRAAAPGANYYVLVFAKGAFPAELEPKPNEVDEDELRAAVSKYWEIDEIRPAFIHANFPEIPDAPFPFPPHDRDEKGRLKLPAYLLTAHKA from the coding sequence ATGACACCCAACGAGTTAATAGACTGGGACAGCGCCTATCGCGGCGAGGGTGAGTTCGAAGGACCGCCGCCGTGGAATATCGGTGAGCCACAGCCTGAATTGGCCGCACTGATCGCAGCCGGGAAATTCCGCAGCGATGTGCTCGACGCCGGCTGCGGGGTCGCCGAACTGTCGCTGACGCTGGCCGCGCAGGGCTATACGGTGCTGGGCGTCGATCTCACACCCACCGCCGTCGCGGCCGCGACCAAGGCGGCCGGGGAACGCGGCCTGGGCAATGCCAGCTTCGAGCAGGCCGACATCACCTCGTTCGCCGGCCACGACGGCCGGTTCGCCACCGTGGCTGACAGCACGCTGTTTCATTCGCTGCCGGTCGAGGCCCGCGACGACTACCTGCGCTCGGTGCACCGCGCGGCCGCCCCGGGCGCCAACTACTACGTGCTGGTGTTCGCCAAGGGCGCCTTCCCCGCCGAGCTGGAACCGAAGCCCAACGAAGTCGACGAGGACGAGTTACGCGCGGCGGTGAGCAAGTACTGGGAGATCGATGAGATTCGGCCCGCCTTCATCCACGCGAATTTCCCGGAGATCCCCGACGCGCCGTTCCCATTCCCGCCGCACGACCGGGACGAAAAAGGCCGATTGAAGCTTCCCGCTTACCTACTGACGGCACACAAAGCCTGA
- a CDS encoding VOC family protein produces the protein MATLTWLGVPGDEHAWTTMGFAVDDRAIRIGRVRCALTDERGWGFDEIYARPEVLGVPTAVHPPVTGAVHPCGVTHVDHVVYAVSELDAAVTALNAVLGTPPRRRFHPRGPEGPEMAFYRAGEGFIEVVAAGAHPALIGLALWSPDLDATVAAIRAADGPIGDPKPAVQGGRIASVWQGHLNWGLAIMGP, from the coding sequence ATGGCCACCTTGACCTGGCTCGGCGTGCCCGGTGACGAACATGCCTGGACCACAATGGGATTCGCCGTCGACGACCGCGCGATCCGCATCGGGCGGGTACGCTGTGCGCTGACCGACGAGCGCGGCTGGGGATTCGACGAAATCTATGCGCGGCCCGAAGTTCTCGGGGTTCCGACGGCGGTTCACCCGCCGGTCACCGGCGCGGTGCATCCCTGCGGTGTCACCCATGTCGACCACGTGGTCTACGCGGTGAGCGAATTGGACGCGGCCGTCACCGCTCTCAATGCGGTGCTGGGCACCCCGCCGCGCCGGCGCTTTCATCCGCGGGGTCCGGAAGGACCCGAGATGGCGTTCTACCGCGCAGGGGAAGGCTTCATCGAAGTGGTTGCCGCCGGCGCCCACCCGGCGCTGATCGGGCTGGCGTTGTGGTCCCCCGATTTGGACGCCACGGTCGCGGCGATCCGTGCCGCCGACGGTCCGATCGGCGACCCTAAGCCCGCCGTGCAGGGCGGGCGCATTGCGAGCGTATGGCAAGGCCATCTGAACTGGGGCCTGGCCATTATGGGGCCGTGA
- the egtE gene encoding ergothioneine biosynthesis PLP-dependent enzyme EgtE, with translation MSDGGSLADRWRAARPPVAGLHLDSAACSRQSYAAIDAAALHARHEAEVGGYVAALAAAPALDAGRAAFAALTGMSDADIVYTTGSLNALDLLLGSWPADRRTVACLPGEYGPNLAVLDAHGFDHQLLPTLEDGRLALDDAAFVLQADLPDFVHLTPVASHCGVVQPISMIAQLCRELGLPLVVDAAQALGQVDCAVGADVTYSSSRKWIAGPRGVGFLGVRPDLTERLKPRLAAPEWAQKSRSLSVAEQLEFGEANIAARVGFSVALGEYLAFGPEAVRARLAELGSISRTTLADVPGWVVIEEVEEPSAITTLAPVDGADPQAVREWLLAERRILTTYAGVQRAPLEMTAPRLRISPHADTTTDDLESFAEALIAATVATAT, from the coding sequence GTGAGCGACGGCGGGTCGCTGGCCGACCGATGGCGGGCGGCTCGCCCACCCGTGGCCGGTCTACACCTGGACAGTGCGGCTTGTTCGCGCCAGAGTTACGCGGCCATCGACGCCGCCGCGCTGCACGCCCGCCACGAGGCGGAGGTCGGCGGATATGTGGCGGCGCTGGCCGCGGCACCCGCACTCGACGCCGGGCGTGCCGCGTTCGCCGCGCTGACCGGGATGAGCGATGCCGACATCGTCTACACCACGGGTTCGCTGAACGCCCTGGATCTGCTGCTGGGTAGCTGGCCCGCGGACCGTCGCACGGTGGCCTGCCTGCCGGGCGAATACGGCCCCAACCTCGCCGTGCTGGACGCACACGGATTCGACCACCAGCTCCTGCCGACCCTCGAGGATGGCCGGCTGGCTCTCGACGACGCGGCATTCGTACTGCAGGCCGACCTGCCCGATTTCGTCCATCTGACGCCGGTGGCCAGCCATTGCGGTGTCGTGCAGCCGATTTCGATGATCGCGCAACTGTGCCGCGAGTTGGGTCTGCCCCTGGTTGTGGACGCCGCCCAAGCGTTGGGCCAGGTGGACTGTGCGGTCGGCGCCGATGTCACCTATTCGTCGTCGCGCAAGTGGATCGCCGGTCCGCGCGGGGTGGGCTTCCTTGGCGTCCGGCCCGACCTGACGGAGCGACTCAAGCCGCGGCTGGCGGCACCGGAGTGGGCCCAAAAATCGCGGTCGTTGTCGGTTGCTGAGCAGCTCGAATTCGGCGAAGCCAATATCGCGGCACGGGTGGGGTTTTCGGTAGCGCTCGGCGAGTATCTGGCGTTCGGGCCCGAGGCGGTGCGCGCGCGGCTGGCCGAGCTCGGCAGCATCAGTCGAACGACGCTGGCCGATGTGCCGGGATGGGTGGTGATCGAAGAGGTCGAAGAACCAAGCGCGATCACCACTCTGGCGCCCGTCGACGGTGCCGACCCGCAAGCGGTGCGGGAATGGCTGCTCGCCGAACGGCGGATCCTGACCACCTACGCCGGAGTGCAGCGGGCGCCGCTCGAGATGACCGCGCCGCGGTTGCGGATCTCCCCGCACGCCGATACCACCACCGACGATCTGGAAAGCTTCGCCGAAGCCCTGATTGCCGCGACCGTCGCCACCGCGACGTAA